In Oleiharenicola lentus, the following are encoded in one genomic region:
- the rpsO gene encoding 30S ribosomal protein S15, with the protein MSQPVKSEVIAQYKTHEKDTGSSDVQIALLTARINHLTEHLRTHRKDFHSRRGLLQMASRRRKLLDYVKSEDLAKYNDLLQKLNLRK; encoded by the coding sequence ATGTCACAACCCGTTAAATCCGAAGTCATCGCCCAGTATAAAACCCACGAGAAGGACACCGGCTCCAGCGACGTCCAGATCGCGCTGCTCACCGCCCGGATCAATCACCTGACCGAGCACCTGCGCACGCATCGCAAGGACTTCCACAGCCGCCGCGGCCTTCTCCAAATGGCGAGCCGCCGTCGCAAGCTCCTTGATTACGTCAAGAGCGAGGACCTCGCCAAATACAACGACCTGCTGCAGAAGCTCAACCTGCGCAAGTAA
- the pnp gene encoding polyribonucleotide nucleotidyltransferase yields MNQKHNVTVPGLGITFSTGTYASLANGAVNVNVGETNVFVTACVAQTMRPGQDFFPLTVDYRDKYAAAGRFPGGYFKREGRPSEKEILTSRLCDRPCRPLFPEGFLNEVQIIGQLMSADQLNDSDIPMVNGASAALAISDIPWNGPIAAVRVGLIDGAFVANPNLDQMQSSSLDLIYVGNEKDMLMIEGSADQLPEEEFIKALEFGHQSIQPIIAAIKELVKLAGKPKATFALVGATPEARAIIERVVPTERIVTAIFGHEKAVRSANVKKLKEEAKAALVAELGADKFTDVDLNVVFEDLQYKAYRQNVLAKGVRADGRGEKALRPLNASVGVLPRVHGSATFQRGDTQNIAITTLGPTKEAQEMDGLTGGATSKSFILHYNFPPFSVGETGRFTGPGRREIGHGALAERSLVPVLPPEDVFPYSIRVVSEIMASNGSTSMASICGGCLALMDAGVPIIAPVAGISCGLMTEANADGSIKKWVTITDILGEEDHFGDMDFKVAGTTKGITGFQLDLKINGLPFEIAKAAIMQCREARIEILKVMLGSLPAPRKDLSKYAPRIQTIQIDPEKIGLLIGPGGKTIRRITETTGAQIDIAEDDSGKVFIYSNNADAMNRAVQEIDALCGGGSQIEIGKIYTGRVTGTKEFGAFVECLPGKEGLVHISELADFRVRRTEDVVKVGDSITVKCVGIDERSGKVRLSRKAAMKELEEQKQAAGGEAAPAAPAPEAPAAQ; encoded by the coding sequence ATGAATCAGAAACACAATGTTACGGTGCCCGGTCTGGGCATCACGTTCTCCACCGGCACCTACGCCTCCCTCGCCAACGGCGCGGTCAACGTCAATGTCGGCGAGACCAACGTCTTCGTCACCGCCTGCGTCGCGCAGACCATGCGCCCCGGCCAGGACTTCTTCCCGCTCACCGTCGATTACCGCGACAAGTATGCCGCGGCCGGCCGTTTCCCGGGTGGCTACTTCAAGCGCGAGGGCCGTCCCTCCGAGAAGGAAATCCTGACCTCCCGCCTCTGCGACCGCCCCTGCCGCCCGCTCTTCCCCGAGGGCTTCCTCAATGAGGTGCAGATCATCGGCCAGCTCATGTCGGCCGACCAGCTGAACGACTCCGACATCCCGATGGTCAACGGCGCCAGCGCCGCCCTCGCGATCTCCGATATCCCGTGGAACGGGCCGATCGCCGCCGTCCGCGTCGGCCTCATCGACGGCGCCTTCGTCGCCAACCCGAACCTCGACCAGATGCAGTCCTCGTCGCTCGACCTGATCTACGTCGGCAACGAGAAGGACATGCTCATGATCGAGGGTTCCGCCGACCAGCTCCCCGAAGAGGAGTTCATCAAGGCGCTCGAGTTCGGCCACCAGTCCATCCAGCCGATCATCGCCGCGATCAAGGAGCTCGTGAAGCTCGCCGGCAAGCCGAAGGCCACGTTCGCCCTCGTCGGCGCCACCCCCGAGGCCCGCGCCATCATCGAGCGCGTCGTCCCGACCGAGCGCATCGTCACCGCCATCTTCGGCCACGAAAAGGCCGTCCGCTCCGCCAACGTCAAGAAGCTCAAGGAGGAGGCCAAGGCCGCCCTCGTTGCCGAGCTGGGCGCCGACAAGTTCACCGACGTGGACCTGAACGTCGTGTTCGAGGACCTCCAATACAAGGCCTACCGCCAGAACGTCCTCGCCAAGGGCGTGCGCGCCGACGGCCGCGGCGAGAAGGCCCTTCGCCCGCTGAACGCGAGCGTCGGCGTCCTCCCCCGCGTGCACGGCTCCGCCACCTTCCAGCGCGGCGACACCCAGAACATCGCCATCACCACCCTCGGACCGACCAAGGAAGCCCAGGAGATGGACGGCCTCACCGGCGGCGCGACCTCCAAGTCGTTCATCCTCCACTACAACTTCCCCCCGTTCTCCGTGGGCGAGACCGGCCGCTTCACCGGCCCGGGCCGCCGCGAAATCGGCCACGGCGCGCTCGCCGAGCGCTCCCTCGTCCCCGTGCTCCCGCCCGAGGATGTCTTCCCCTACTCGATCCGCGTCGTCTCCGAGATCATGGCCTCCAACGGCTCGACCTCGATGGCCTCGATCTGCGGCGGCTGCCTCGCCCTCATGGACGCCGGCGTGCCGATCATCGCCCCCGTCGCCGGCATCAGCTGCGGTCTCATGACCGAGGCCAACGCCGACGGCTCGATCAAGAAGTGGGTCACGATCACCGACATCCTCGGTGAAGAGGATCACTTCGGCGACATGGACTTCAAGGTCGCCGGCACCACCAAGGGCATCACCGGCTTCCAGCTGGACCTCAAGATCAACGGCCTGCCCTTCGAGATCGCCAAGGCCGCCATCATGCAGTGCCGCGAGGCCCGCATCGAGATCCTCAAGGTCATGCTCGGCTCCCTGCCGGCCCCCCGCAAGGACCTCAGCAAATATGCCCCGCGCATCCAGACGATCCAGATCGATCCCGAGAAGATCGGCCTGCTCATCGGGCCCGGCGGCAAGACCATCCGCCGCATCACCGAGACGACCGGCGCACAGATCGACATCGCCGAGGACGACTCCGGCAAGGTCTTCATCTACTCGAACAACGCCGACGCCATGAACCGCGCCGTGCAGGAAATCGACGCCCTCTGCGGCGGCGGTTCCCAGATCGAGATCGGCAAGATCTACACCGGCCGCGTCACCGGCACCAAGGAGTTCGGCGCCTTCGTCGAGTGCCTCCCGGGCAAGGAAGGCCTCGTGCACATCTCGGAGCTCGCGGACTTCCGCGTGCGCCGCACCGAGGACGTCGTCAAGGTCGGCGACTCCATCACGGTGAAGTGCGTCGGCATCGACGAGCGTTCCGGCAAGGTCCGCCTCAGCCGCAAGGCCGCGATGAAGGAACTCGAGGAGCAGAAGCAGGCCGCCGGCGGTGAAGCCGCCCCGGCCGCCCCCGCCCCCGAGGCCCCCGCCGCCCAATAA